The Thunnus maccoyii chromosome 15, fThuMac1.1, whole genome shotgun sequence DNA segment AGGGAGACCACCAGCACCCTGAAGGCCTGGCTGCAGGAGCACCAGAAGAACCCCTACCCCACCAAAGGAGAGAAGATCATGCTTGCTATCATTACGAGGATGACACTCACACAGGTGGGTAATGCTCAAGTTCTGgcttaaaacatttgaaaaatatagatCAGGGCTGCTTAGTAGGGGCCCCAACAGACCTTGAGGGACATTTGATAAGACGCACACCGCCCACTAATGCACATATCAACAGCACCTTTTGGTAGGCCTGTGTCTCCATACATAAGGATCATAAATGACCATTTgcttgttttaaatacattcaaatgttAAGTCCAGATCCTACAAGAGTAATACTCTATGAAACTACTTGTCACATCACTTATTATGATAACACAACTGCCCACTGTGACTGATACTTAAATAAAGCTACATTTCCAGTGAAAAGTCTCGAGAGATTTCTTATCTCAAAGCTCTTTGTGTGATAATAACGAATTAAACGGAGTGATGagtagtgaagcatttagcatATTCAGTAATTTCATATTCCCAGTTTGCACCCCTGCATCGACAAACCAATGCATCTGATTTATAATGcgtgaaaatatgtttattttcccAGGTGTCGACGTGGTTCGCGAACGCCCGCAGGCGGCTGAAGAAGGAGAACAAGGTAACCTGGGGCCGCAGCGCCGAGGACCGGGATGGACGCATCTTCAGCAGCGACAACGAGGACGAGCACGGCAAGAACGGCAGCGAAGACGAAGACGACGAGGAGGAGATTGATTTGGAAACTGTCGATATCGAGAGACCCGAGGAGCAGCGAGCAGGGGAGCAGGACTCCgggaagggggagggagaggcagGCCTGGCCGCCGGAGAGGCCTCGGAGCCGAAGAGCTCGGAGAGCAGCAGGACGCTTTCTGTGGAGGGCCTGAGAAGAGTGGAGGCGGCTATTTCTCTCAATAAATCGCCCGTTGTCAAACTCGCTGTGGATCATTCTCCCAGCAGACAGGAGTGCCAGAGACCACCCCAGAGCAAACCCAAAATCTGGTCCCTGGCTGAGACTGCCACGGCCCCCGACAGCTCTCACAAACCTTCCCCCGCGGCCCATGCGCACCACCCGGCTTTGGCCTCCGCCGGCCACCCGGCCTTACTCCCGGGTCATGGGATATATACATGCCAGATTGGCAAGCTGCAAAACTGGGCCAACGCGGCTTTTCTGAATGCCAATTCTCTTTTGAACATGAGATCGCTCCTCGGAGGGGCGCCGGCCGGACACCTGCCTCTCCACGGCGCAGTGCCGGCTGCGCGTCATGACGCACGACCAGCGGTGACGGGCCCCGGAACTTCGGGGACGGAAGATGACAGTGATGAGGAGTCGTCAGGAAGCTTCAGTCCAAAAAGAGATGGTATGGACTGCACTTAAACATACGACGTTATGCAATTAATTTCTTTCCTGAACAGGCCTCAATAGAGTTACTTTGACGCAGGTGGCAACGAGAATTGATCCAGAAAAACCCTAAAACACGTCTACAGGACAATATTAGTATTATCTGCATAATTTCCAAGCGATTTTTCGAAAATAATTCGCACCATTAAATTGTTCAATAAATACAtggctttgtttttctctttttacagaGGAAGAGAGCGACCACAGGCCTGATTCCCTGAAGTCCCCATTCCAGCTGATCACTGACAGGTAACCTCATGCATTTGAAATCAATTTGGCAGGCGTTATCAGCCTCAATTTCTTTCCACATATCTTCTGCTAAATTAACCTTAAAGCAGAGGTAAACACTGTAACACCTGACTGGGCAGACCTCAGCACATAAATCATGTGATTGAGTCCCCACTTTAACGCCTCGTCAGGCAACAGTCTAATATATCCTGCGGGGCCCCCTAACACTGAGTTATCGCCGCCTGTGTCATTTAAATAATCTGCCGCCATTTATTCACGCCCCCCTCACTGAATGCAGCTAATGTATGTCAAAGAAAACGCTGATAGCAACATCATGAATGTAGTGGAGGGTGAAAAAGGCATAAAACAATTTACCTAGTGTCATTTTAATTTGCATAAATAGAGTTTCACATTGTTTTAGATTAAGTTTTAAAACTAAACTCATGGtataaaaaatgtcagttatttaaagatgtgtgtatgcatgagGATGTGTCTTTTTAAGGGGAGAAAACATGCTTTTCTGatcatgtaaatgtatttatgataCAGGTTTAAAGATGTGGCACTTATTTCActtctgactttttctctcattgtgTTCTCTCCCTCAGACCTCACCATGGCACAGCAGCACAGCGAGTTCTGACAACAACATTATGAGAAGACgaagcaaaaagaaaagagaaagaaaggaataattttatttaacGGAGAACAGTTTAATGAaggctatttttctttttgacaggGCAACCTGTCATAGTATTACTGTTTAGCTTCTACTTCTTGCAAAAgagattgttgtttttgtcacagaTTTGCTTGTATCTCTCTTTTATGTcctacgtttttttttttccttcctccctctgttgTGAATGCAAACATTGAAAATTGTAAATACAGGATATGAATTTGTCTttaaagaatatattttttgggaactaaataaatgtcattataGTCATTTATTACTGAAAACTTTTTCACTAATTGGAAATTGAtcatgaaaaagaggaaataaagaagaaaagcagagaaaatggGTGTTCAACAGAAATATAGAAGTGACATCAATTTTCCAAAGGCAGTACctaactttttattttcagaaagtTACGGGTTGACAAAGAATTTATGATGCTAATTTGCATTATGTTATAATCTATCACAGATACCAGTTTTAATGTGAATGTTATAATTAATCCCAACATAGacattctctttttattttcatcctttTAAGAAATTCATGTGCAGACACAGTGGATTTGATATTTTAAGGGgaaaatgatacatttatatgaatatacatataatatataaaaatattattgattTCAGTTGGTGACTGTTTGCTTAATGGTGATCACAGTGTGCCCACCTTTTAATTGACCCCTTCGTCACTGTGTCGAGTTAGTTTCACATTCTCGTTGCCAGCCGAACCATGCAGTgtcagcccttttttttttcttttttttgcaagaaaAGTATCGTCCTTATTGAAATCTGCACTCTCGCCAAAATTCTGAGACTTATGCCAACGCCTTGGAAGCCACTGCAAACCCTGCGGAAATTGAAATTGAAGATTTCCAGGACCTTATGAACCTGCGCCTGTGCTTTCAGCCAGGCCTTCTTGCTTTAATGTTGGATTATACCCCCTCAGTGCCACCACTGCCGCCTCTGAAATATGGATCAGACGGCAGGAAAGGCCAGCAGCCAGTATGGGGGCGGCAGCTCAGGGGGAGgtggatgggaggaggaggagagaggtggGGCGGGGGGTTGTGTGTCACTCCAAGCCATCCTTGACGTTCACAGGCCCAAAGACagggggtagagagagagagagagagggaggtggggggtCTTAGGGCTGTTAATAGTGAGTATTTCAAAGCTGTGGCCCTATATTCATGCTTGAATTGGCAGCAGATCATGCATGGCACATGATTTGGGGTCCTCAGGCCTCTCAAGGGGCCCTGACAGTCTCAGGTTCATGTACACACaaaatttagatttaattgcAAATTTGAAGTTGTGCGAAATTTGGACACTGTGTTGAAAACCATTGAAAGTTAACTGATTTATTGTCACACTGAATGTTGATCATGTAATGCAGATATGATAGGTGACACTGTGTCAAGTGGCTACAGTCTGTCGGGAAAATATCTGCCACATTTCAAATACTTTTCAAATCATACAGATATAATTCAGAATTTGGATACAGTTAATCAAATGATCAGATAAGGTTAAATAGTCTGCAAAGATGCAACAAATAAGCATGTAGCCTTGTGCTGAAGAGCTACGATCTAATAGCTAAATATGAACAATTGAAATGAAGACAATATGGAAACTTATATAAGTGGAGAGCTGACTGGGCAGATGGACGGTCCGCAGTACAGTAAAATACATGTTCAAATGGTGATTAGAGCAGGCATGATACTCACTGCTGCCAGGTTTATGGACCTGGACATGTGACTCAATGCTGCCACCTCACTCTCAGAACAAGTAGAGCAGAATTGTAAAGATAAGGAGTGAAACATTTTATGCTCAGGTACAACACACTACCCTCCTCCGCAAACCTACTTTTATCAGCCAaccaaatatttaataatagtAGAACATTATTTGGTGCAAATTTTGCACGGGTGTCATTTCAGCTAAAAGACATCTTTATAAATTCATTAGTCAAGTCAAATAACCCAAAATCAGATAcaacaaatttgcctcaaaggcCTTAACAAACCGTACAGCATACGACACCTTCTATCTTTAGACTCTCAGTTTCAGAAGAGcgcttaaaaacaaaacactttgacAAGAAACAAAGGGGAGAAATAATGTGTTTCCACTTGAGAATCGCTCAGTTTGCATGTGTACTTCATTCTACCTTTGGTCATTTGCCTCAAATGATCAAAAGATAATGCAGTGCCAAGTACTCCTATAGGTGAGGCCTTATCTACATCTAGTTCAGCCTTAATTAGTGCAGATTTGTACTTTTCATGCCAGAAACTAATTTGCATCTTCATGGAGgatcaaaatatatatacatcCACTCTTGTGAGGACCTAAAATGCACCCCTGATGTCTGtgaaaactgtacttaaatgtGGTCCTCTCACTTTAAAACTGAAGAATTGTTACAAATAGGGTCAAAAGTTGGCAACATTGATCACATcaccatttaaaaaatgataacatGGATCTAATAATTTATTATCTAATTTGTAGACAAACcagacaaaaaatataattgatTTTCAATAGATTGGTGGATATTTCCTGATCATCACCTGGAAATCAGACTGAAGCACATTTGTATCATTCCATCAATGCATCAATCACACCATCACCTTTCACCACAGAAATGCATTAAGTCTATAATCAACCAACCAACCTGACATGGGTGTATGAGGTGTGGGAAATAATGGAGTTGTGACTTAAGCGGTGTATTCAGATGCATCCGAATTCCTCCTCTCTCAAAACCTCCTCGCTGTATatcttcatccatccatcctctcacagagagagaaagaatcagaaaacaagggATAGAAAGAGCAAACTCGAGTCTAAAGAGAgcaaatgagagagagggagagagatgatgCAGTGAGAGCTGTCATTGATGTGAGAACAGCATGGAAGGGAGCCAGACACTTGAGGCCATTTTCACTTCCTCTGCCAACTCTGACAGACTGCCATCAGCACCGCTGAGGAGAATATCAGCCACTCTTTCTCTTGCACACTTCACTTTTTCTACACTTCATCCCAGCCAGATCGCGCTACTGTTCTTCCAAGTACCCAAACAATATGTTATTCTTTCAAAGTTGGATATCAGTGAGCTTAGCATGATGGGGCTGAAAATGACATCAATCGGCTGTTTCATCAGTAACACAGCGCGTCCAGAACATGTTTTGTTATGAAAGGAGGGGGAAAAAGCGAGCAGATCCAAAATATGATTAGCGTTTTCTGGCTGTTGCAGCTAGAAACTTCTTCAGAGTCTCAAGTTTTTGCTTCATGTTGGTTGTTTGTCATCCAACCTGTCCcaaaacttttcaaaaataGAACTGGTACACACTGTAAAGAGCCATAAGTGAGGAAAAACAACCACGATTCTTCTCGACGATACCCTGAGCTCTCCTGCGTGGAGTTTTTAGAGTCATATCAGCCCCTCAAACTCTCAGTGTGAATAGAGTCTTCATTGGTGCTTTGGTATTCTGATATAGGCTCTTTGGTGAGTTCTAATCCCTATTAAAGAGGCAGATTATGGAAGGGATTTGTCTTTGATTTGCCTGTCCCACTGCTCTTTTCTGTCAGCATCTCGCTCTCTATATATATCCTTCCCtcgttctctttctctctgcttctctgtctgtcttgatGGGATGGTCATGGATTGAACAATGATTGCCTCCATGTGTCATCCCCCACACACTCCCACCCTCAGCCACCCTCCTGTGATTATAGCCACATGTATGAGGGCTCCCGGTTGCCTGAATAGATTTGTTAAAGGCCCCCAGTGGATGAGAGAGGTCCAAGCTCCGTAGCCTGGCCCTCGTGTGCTCGACTATCCCCTTTAGAGGCACTCTGCATGGGGGTGAACTCCCTGCCAGTCCCacccccatcaccaccaccaatGTTACCCCTCCTACTCTTCTCCGCTCCTCCGCCACGCAGAGATAATCAGGCTTATGTAAAGACGACGTGCTCTTTTGACAGTCATCAGCTCATCAGTGATCCAATCAAGCCCAAATCCGTCATTGTTCACCCCTCAAAGTGTCTCAAATCCGCTTGTGCAGGAGAGAGGGGCTGCACTCTTTATCCTGCCAATCACTCCTGACATTCCTGCAACTGTTGCCATGGCCTGGGGTCAGAGGTCGTGAAAACAGAGAGCATGAGCTGACTCGCGGAGAATGGCGGAGCGCTAAAGGAGGGACTCTCCACGCAACGGCCCCATTGGTCAGCCAACGCAGGGGGTAAATGTAGACAAGTTAGGACTCTATAGCCCCGCTGAGAGGGCCAGCCGGACAGAAAGACAtggacaggagaggagaaagggggGGGACGAGGAGGCGCAGAGAGGGCCGACGGAAGAGAAAGAGGGcaagagaggtgtgtgtggagaaaggaggaaaaagagggtTAGGGAGGGACAGTGTTTGATTGCCAAATAGGCTTTACAGAGCTTGACCTCGAGGGGCTTGGAGAAGAAAAGGCCTGACACACAGTTAAAGGCTCTGGAGACAAAATAATGAACACACAAGTTAATATTTCTTGAATTCTTAATGGAGTTTCTGCacataaaatcttaaaaaattGAGCATTTTCCCATAACAAGAAGTAAATTCTTTACCGCTGGAGCTCAAGAACAAGCCGCAAGCAAAGACAAATGTTTGATCTACGTGTGTGCGCATGCTAGCTGCTGAGCTGtaatttgaaatggaaatgtACCTCCCAACGCAATGAAGCTAATACATGTCATTGCAGGATAAGCGGGGCACCGGGTTAAATCTGTTGTAATGTTGTCAAAAGAATTATTTTCTGTACCCAATGTATACGTAAGTGAGCAAATGTTTAGCCTAGACAAGATATCATAGGGAATTTACGCCATTCACTGTTCCTCCATAGGGATTAGTGGAATTAAGCGTTTACACAAAAGCAAAGTATCAAAACTCATGGGTAATTCAACAAGCTCCACAATACTGAGTTTACAGACTGCTGCTTCTTAGCCTGCGTTTATTGTCGCGTTGCAGCTGCGAGTACCTTGCAGACAAATAGCAAACATTGTCAATGCCTTTAAAGGAGACAAATTTAATATACAGggaaaatacacacaacaaaTACTATGAAAGGGTGGGAGTGATAAGTCTTTTCTGTTGTTGTACGTCCATTCATGGCAATAATCTGAGGGAAGAAGCAGATTAGGACAGAGGGAGGGTTCGTGGCTGAGTGTTCGCATCGCTGGCTCCTTTCAGCCATTTTGAAACAATGTTTATCCACTGCACTGTTCTAGCGTAGCAACTTAGCGTAGTGTACTGCTGGGAGAGTCGTGAGGGGGCTGAGGACTCGCTGCGTCTTTGTTCAGCATCCATTGAGACACGCTGATGTATTAGAGCGGGGCGGGGAAGCTGCACAAAATTAATCCATGTGCAATCTTGGTGATTTCAGTAATTTGTGTTTTAGAGTAGAGATATCTGGAAAATGTTGTAGAAAAATGAGGATCATCAAAGGGATTTATTTATACAGCCGTTGTTTGCACGTGAGGAAGAAAATCAGCACTGGCTGGACTGTTTTAGTGATCAAAAATCACCAGTGGGACATGTAGACTGCACACCATCTGATCTACCGTCTATTATTGAGCTCTAAATGTTTTGTTAGGGCTAGTTGCTCTGTAGGTTGTCTTTTGGTCTGTCGGTCCACCAGTTTGATCCAGATGCTAAAATACctaaaattttgtacagacattcatggtatTAATtgatgtatcctaatgactttggtgataccttgacttttcatccagGGTTTCTGCAGGGTTCACCAtgttaaatttaagacttttaaggACCTTTTTAATACCACATGGAATGCTATATATTACCTTTAATGTACGTAAGTATGATGGAAAAGCAGAAGGGACAATATGACCTGTCACAACAATCCCACTTTTAGGTATGTAACGTCTCCTCGGCAGCCAtcagacacaaaaatattttaaacattactGACTGTGGCAGGCAGGAAAAAGTACTTAAAGTCCCCATTCcactcaaaaatctgtttttcttctttttacagttggatgtttgagcttcactgtgcagaatgatgtatgtgcagagtttgacactggaatcattcatctgctgaaagtggaaagtttctcagTGCTCACTGAAAAACTAATTTTAATgggtgggcctatgagcatgatttgtgacaccacaactagtttggaagccaatcctggtccagtatgcaatttacacacgtgtgatgtggaaacttgaagcctttagtgcacaaacactgagaatgaactttgcAGTGacgtaggagacatcttgtgtccagcagttaaacttctgaaaggaaaagtatttgcatattcatagattatggaatttttaatgagggagaaggagtagataccatttcaaggattttaatgaggtaattatactttttttgtggaaaaagcaCAGCACAGTATCAGACACAGTATTATTTCAAGCACAGTAaatttatatgtcttaatacatgtcctgaggggatctttaagattTTTGCACATAAAATTTATGACTTTTctatggcttttttttttttaaggaaactGAATTtgtgacattagcatttagcttaaagcactgctgtgcctgaatacaacctcaaagagctgctagcatggctgcagacaCTTAGtcttgtcttaaaacaagtgaaaacaaaTCTTCCACTACAGGAAATTTATTTCAACCTGTTTCCAATGTATAATAACTTATATAAAGACTATGGGTATATCTTGAGAGAAgacaaaaatagtgaaaaaacaattattaattCTAGAAAATGTTTTAAGCTGAGCTGTATTCAAAATCATTTAGGATTATTTCACTGcacagacagatttttaaaaacctttttttaagaAAGTGATACATTTTGGGCCCAATAATAGATAAAAATGACAAGATAAGATGTTGATTCCAACAGTGTACAGTCACCTAGAGTGCAAAAAATCCCTCTGCTGTCTTTCACTTTGTTGATAATGATAGATGACTCATGGGTCACATATCTCCACAGTGTAATTACACATGAGAagcgtgcatgtgcgtgtgtgcacaatctgtcattcacacacacacacacgcacacacacacacacacacacacacacacacacacacacacacacacacacacacagacacacagacagagttgCAGAGTAATGTGAGTCCTCATTCATCTGCCCACGTCGTTTAGGGTAATAGAGCTTAATGGAGTATATTAACCCTGTCCAGCTTGCATCCCCTctcagatatgtgtgtgtgtgtgtgtgttttcatgcacGTGCACAGGGAAAGGGGAAACCTGCCAACTGTTTATCTGcaagggacacacacacacactgggggAGCAGAGATCTGGTTTCCCACTGTCACAGATGCTTACCCGCCTCTCCATTAGTGATGTGATTGGAGTGGACATAGAAAACCAGCAGCCTCGTTCCCACAGGGGCAATCTGAGGAAATTATTGCCCCGCTCCTCTCTCGGGAATGTCAGCGCTCCAGAAAGAAGCACTTAATCGACTGCTATCACATGCAACTCTGTCAACCGCATAACGTTAGTTTTTGAGCATTTGGTGTGGATTAATACTTTGCAGAATGGTGTTTGATGGTACGTGATCAGTCATGGCACACAGTAAGAGGCCCGCGGGAGCTGCAGGAGATCAGACACTCAGCAGCGTTTACTGAGAATGTGACAAATAGATGATCACTGGAGAATGAAGATTGATACAATAGTCAAGATCTTTAagtctgtctatctgtgtgaTACAGGGAGGAAATCACTCAGAAGTAAGATGTTGGGGTGGACACTGCTGGTGGCCAAAAGTCCTGGGAGGTCCAGTCAGACATGTAATATGAAATctgcaaccacacacacacacacacacacacacacacacacatatgcatgcatgcagacaAGCAGACCTACTGTGTTGTCTTTGGTTGGTCACTTAATTGTGGGTGACCTTTTCACCCTGGTCAATAAGAACTGCAAGTTGAGCCCACTGCACCGGctaacaccacacacacacacacacacacacacatacacacacatcccatcaccaccaccacaataACATTGTAGTTCCCTGAACCACCAGAGGATGGCACCTGAGCTCTAAGTAGCAGTGCTGCAGTAGTTCTCTAAAGCACAGGGGAGAATGTATCCCTGACTCCACTTTTCATGGTATCCCTTGATCTAAGAATCTGAAGTGGACACTGCTGTAATGCTCTGAGATGAAATGTGGTCCCTGGGTGACTAGGATTTCAGGATTTTCTAGGATGATTCACTCTTAACTACCATTTGGCTAATTCTATTTACTTCACAAGGAGATTCAGATAATTCTCGGTTtgctttgattttgtttaaCATAGAAATAACTCAGAGTACAAAGATTTAAGTATGACTTAACCCCGATGTTCTGTTTGTGCTCGGGTCCTGCCTAACAactcaaaaacatttgattcatGTTATTGGAGTTTTATAACAGTCTAATTGACCTTAAATATAGCAATAACACCACTATGTAGGATAACATGCTGTACATTTCTTTGTTGTGAATGACTTTTTGGCAAACAAAAGGAACATATATTTGCTCATGCTTTCCCCATTAAACATATAGAcctaaaatatgaaatatttagtAATGCTTTAAGGTCATTTCTGTACTTTGTCACatgtatgtgtaaatgtatgaGCCCAAACCACTTCAATACTTTTCTAcatagaaagaagaaagagagaattatttttttatattttttattatcattattattactttacaCAATCAACAGTGGGATCTGTGAGACCCCAAACAATGAGGAAGTAAAGCCAGTGTTCATGTCAACGatagagaaaatgtaaaaaatttaaaaaatgggcagaaaatgagtcaaaaatGAGTCATAAGAGCAGAGAGAATATAAATGGACAGAAGTCAAATCAGACTAAGAGAGATAATggacaaataaacagataagGTAACAGACAGAGGATCAGTAGAAGAGTTAAGGTAGGTTTAAGTGTTTGTTAAAGGATGTATTGGTCCCTGTGGACTGAGGCTTGAAGAGCTGAATAATGTATGTCTGCTCCCAAAGTAATGAAGTGGAAGTGATAGGGAGGAATACGGCTGGCCTCTCGGGGCTCAACGCAAACTGTACACACTCTTAAGAGCTGCCTGTAGCCTAaacctgtctccctctctgcctctgtctgtctctgtccacttctttctctctctctcacacacacacatacacacactgctcaGCGGCTAAGAGGGTTAGCTTGTCTCTGTTCCCATATCCTACATCATTGATGAGGAAGACCAGGGCATTTATAGTATCCCACTCAGAGTTCAGCTGCTCCAGATCTTCCATGAGGCTCTTATTAGacaggagcagagcagcagcagatagTACGTATGGTGCTCGGTGATCAGACAGGTACTCGGTGTTGGCAGCCTTGTTTGTGGATCGGATCGACTCTGCTTTGCTCTTGTACTTGGTTGGAGCTATTGCGCTTAACAAGAGGCAACCACTGTAAGCTGTGTCTTGTGGTGAAAAGAAAGGGCTACTTTCATCCCTCATGATCCATTTATTGcttgtcctcctctgtcctcttctttctctctgaataTCCCTCCTTTTTCTCAGAGAGCAAAAGCTGGGGGAAAAAAGGTGGAAAAGTTGCTTTGTGTTACCCCCATGTTCATTTGTCTGATGGTAGAACACTGCGAACAGAGGAGGTCTTGCGTTTTTGAAGACTTTTCTCATTATTTCGTCTCACTTTAGCTCAGAACACCTTAAGatttctgttttgaaaaaaagtaacatttcaGAGGATATATTAagaattttttgttttatctccttGTTGTGGTCAGGCTTATTTGcattcttgctgagagttagatgaagatcgataccactttCATTTTGTCCGTTCAATACAAGGCTACAACCAGCAGccatttagcttagcttagcataaagactgggagcaAGGGGGGGACAGCTATCCTGGATCTGTTTGAAGGTAACAAATAATCCGCCTTCCAGCACCTCTagagctcattaattaacacgTCATATCTGGTTCCTGGGCTATTGTCATCACAGTGAGGTCTCCAACAACCAGCGAGACTctaggaagtcactgcacccaaCTGACACTGTCCTCCCAAGGTAGCGACAACATTAGTCATTTCAGCAAATCCCCCAAAACGtcatatgtttacattcaagtgacaaagccctctaATGAACAGAATTATGACTCTTGTCTGTTGGGGGCAAAGGAGGAACCTGTGTGACTTTATGGAGACACAAAGTCTGCCAAGGGAGGAGGTTTGGGTGGATTgatgggtcaacaaaatgtTGGACTTCAACATAGGCAATCATTGTTCTGGAGGGCAATAACAAATGAGGAGGGCTTGATCCTGAGctaagaaatagtctggcacataaccatctgcaaaaccacaaactgtcatttttactCTTAGGTTTTTGGATG contains these protein-coding regions:
- the irx1b gene encoding iroquois-class homeodomain protein IRX-1b — its product is MAFPQLGYPQFLSASHEVYGGERPASAREGATEGGVSSSATAAAVGSMLGMYGSPWAAHNYSAFLPYSGATDLALISQMGSQYDLKDSPGSHPASLPVHAAQGFYPYGQYPYGDPSRAKTATRETTSTLKAWLQEHQKNPYPTKGEKIMLAIITRMTLTQVSTWFANARRRLKKENKVTWGRSAEDRDGRIFSSDNEDEHGKNGSEDEDDEEEIDLETVDIERPEEQRAGEQDSGKGEGEAGLAAGEASEPKSSESSRTLSVEGLRRVEAAISLNKSPVVKLAVDHSPSRQECQRPPQSKPKIWSLAETATAPDSSHKPSPAAHAHHPALASAGHPALLPGHGIYTCQIGKLQNWANAAFLNANSLLNMRSLLGGAPAGHLPLHGAVPAARHDARPAVTGPGTSGTEDDSDEESSGSFSPKRDEEESDHRPDSLKSPFQLITDRPHHGTAAQRVLTTTL